In a genomic window of Quercus lobata isolate SW786 chromosome 4, ValleyOak3.0 Primary Assembly, whole genome shotgun sequence:
- the LOC115985179 gene encoding uncharacterized protein LOC115985179: MLAYGVSSDLIDEFVWIEEITALESLKKFVTAVIDVFSEEYLRNPNNEDIWATFVKTIPSPQGHKRKLFAIAQEACRKDVECAFGVIQARFAIVHGLARFFHLETLQKIIKAYIILHNMIVEDEWDDNEVVDLDYEQIDRVDNPSMQVLHEQSDGFMSYIKRNGRIRDREIHFQLQLDLIEHLWQLQGES, translated from the exons ATGCTTGCGTATGGAGTATCGAGTGATTTGATAGATGAATTTGTGTGGATTGAAGAGATTACTGCAttagaaagtttgaaaaaatttgttactGCGGTAATTGATGTTTTCTCTGAGGAATACTTGAGAAATCCAAACAATGAAGACATT TGGGCAACATTTGTGAAAACAATCCCATCTCCTCAAGGACATAAGCGAAAATTATTTGCAATAGCCCAAGAGGCGTGTAGGAAAGATGTTGAGTGTGCATTTGGAGTGATTCAAGCACGTTTCGCAATTGTCCATGGACTTGCACGATTTTTCCATCTTGAAACACTCCAAAAGATCATAAAAGCATACATAATTCTCCATAACATGATTGTTGAAGATGAGTGGGATGATAATGAAGTGGTAGACTTGGATTATGAACAAATTGATAGAGTGGATAATCCTTCTATGCAAGTGTTACATGAACAAAGTGATGGATTTATGTCATACATTAAGAGGAATGGACGCATTAGAGACCGAGAAATTCATTTTCAACTCCAGTTGGACCTCATTGAACATTTATGGCAATTGCAAGGCGAGTCGTAG